In Ctenopharyngodon idella isolate HZGC_01 chromosome 2, HZGC01, whole genome shotgun sequence, the following are encoded in one genomic region:
- the gfi1aa gene encoding growth factor independent 1A transcription repressor a — MPRSFLVKSKRAHSYHQPRYLDDNCIPTEKLLTCQESQMGQIPESPADVGNHSPKTSMVCTADHSSQQSPLSCEGSVCDRSSDYDDFWRPLSSGTSPDLDKSPSPDDSQPFDLSFRPYVWAHSTSELRHLIQSCNRVSADSETSMGVYDAMDRRPGAHLLIEPAQSGRFYQDYGSLNTNLLDSRGFYADFKMSTKVAEIDSESDIMSTRLQLSGSYKCVKCTKVFSTPHGLEVHVRRSHSGTRPFACEICGKTFGHSVSLEQHKAVHSQERVFSCKICDKSFKRSSTLSTHLLIHSDTRPYPCQYCGKRFHQKSDMKKHTFIHTGEKPHKCQVCGKAFSQSSNLITHSRKHTGFKPFGCELCGKGFQRKVDLRRHKETQHGLK, encoded by the exons ATGCCGAGGTCATTTTTGGTGAAGAGCAAACGGGCGCACAGTTATCATCAACCCCGTTACCTGGACGACAACTGCATCCCAACTGAGAAACTTCTCACGTGCCAAG AAAGTCAAATGGGGCAAATCCCCGAGAGCCCGGCGGATGTGGGAAATCATTCCCCTAAAACCAGCATGGTGTGCACGGCGGATCATTCCTCCCAACAGTCCCCGCTGAGCTGCGAGGGCAGTGTGTGTGACCGCTCATCCGACTATGACGACTTCTGGAGACCCCTGTCCTCAGGAACCTCTCCAG ATCTGGATAAATCGCCTTCTCCAGACGACTCTCAGCCTTTCGACTTGTCTTTTCGTCCGTACGTTTGGGCCCATTCAACATCCGAGCTCAGACACCTCATTCAATCTTGCAACCGTGTTTCTGCGGATTCAGAGACATCAATGGGGGTGTATGATGCCATGGACAGAAGGCCGGGTGCCCATCTCCTCATTGAACCAGCACAATCCGGGCGATTTTACCAGGACTATGGCTCCCTGAACACTAACCTGTTGGATAGTAGAGGCTTCTATGCAGACTTCAAGATGTCAACTAAAGTAGCAGAGATTGATTCGGAGTCTGATATTATGTCCACGCGACTTCAGCTAAGCGGCTCGTACAAATGCGTAAAATGCACTAAG GTGTTTTCAACCCCTCATGGGTTAGAAGTTCACGTGCGGCGGTCTCACAGTGGCACGAGGCCCTTCGCGTGCGAAATCTGTGGAAAAACGTTCGGCCACTCGGTCAGCTTGGAGCAACATAAAGCTGTCCATTCACAA GAAAGAGTCTTCAGCTGCAAAATCTGCGACAAAAGTTTCAAGAGGTCGTCCACTTTGTCCACGCACCTCCTCATCCACTCTGATACCAGACCATATCCCTGTCAGTACTGCGGCAAACGATTCCATCAGAAATCAGATATGAAGAAACACACGTTCATTCATACAG GTGAAAAGCCACACAAGTGTCAGGTGTGTGGAAAAGCCTTCAGTCAGAGTTCAAACCTCATCACACACAGCAGAAAACACACAGGATTCAAGCCTTTCGGATGCGAACTGTGTGGCAAAGGATTTCAGCGCAAAGTAGATCTGAGGAGACACAAAGAAACGCAGCATGGACTAAAATaa
- the rpap2 gene encoding putative RNA polymerase II subunit B1 CTD phosphatase rpap2, translating into MEAGEVTRKISSSKSKKKGGKGTQAISAAVEARRREAIKDALRQKLELERKALQVVERLLEDSVTEEFLIDCAWHITSTNYKDTVEERSIAKLCGYPVCPNKLINVPTQRFKISTKTNRVYDITERKCFCSNFCYKASKCFEFQISKTPLWLRNEESPPEVKLMKEGDRGSSGQEIKLADKPIKEADIENPVPDIPESYKDSPPFSQSDNSDIEQDFVSSVVYGPHKHARVHWGKLPKRDGVSEDGSSAEIKQYAHPEPTQGENNDESGSSQTPQPQKDLTDCLPELDKTTSAESVIEGILEPLNQCSLTDTATQQETNSLSQPEIGNSLTTAGGLNITQVGMSKRGAAGLKGLLKDHNKAKTSPTAVNLCLLERLQQTFMEWRTEETMKFLYGPEYASGTESTAQEVEELDEDDLDEAEMEMDLRWDSGSTFTPRAPAPDIETLRKETESLELRVREFYKGVCVLPEELETAIKETEDTQDSVKDPPLPLVDSHAQHLIQKRIAVEKLSRSLRDVVGPLCLTLSDVINDINNLVRTFRFTNTNIIHKIPEWTLIAVVLLSVLTEVSPLLRESLASPSSLEYISSLMRELKLEDKDLHNLVLLFKPCVTPQT; encoded by the exons ATGGAAGCCGGTGAAGTGACGAGAAAGATTAGCTCTTCGAAATCAAAAAAGAAAG GTGGAAAGGGTACCCAGGCGATTTCAGCAGCGGTTGAGGCGAGAAG GAGGGAGGCCATTAAAGACGCGCTCAGACAGAAGCTTGAGTTGGAGCGCAAAGCCCTGCAGGTGGTTGAGCGGCTGCTGGAGGACAGTGTGACAGAGGAATTCCTCATCGACTGT GCATGGCACATCACTTCTACCAATTACAAAGACACAGTGGAAGAACGGTCCATTGCCAAACTATGTGGATATCCTGTGTGTCCTAATAAACTAATCAAC gTGCCCACTCAGCGGTTTAAAATATCCACTAAAACTAATAGGGTCTATGATATTACAGAGCGCAAG TGCTTTTGCAGTAATTTCTGCTACAAAGCCTCCAAATGTTTTGAGTTCCAGATATCAAAAACTCCACTTTGGCTCAGAAATGAGGAGAG TCCTCCTGAGGTTAAGCTGATGAAAGAAGGAGACAG AGGCAGCTCAGGACAGGAGATAAAGTTGGCAGACAAGCCTATAAAAGAAGCCGACATTGAGAATCCTGTCCCAGACATTCCTGAGTCTTACAAGGACTCCCCTCCCTTCAGCCAGAGTGACAACAGCGACATTGAGCAAGACTTTGTCTCCAGTGTGGTGTACGGACCGCATAAACATGCACGGGTTCACTGGGGAAAACTGCCAAAGAGGGATGGAGTGAGTGAGGATGGGTCGAGTGCTGAAATTAAGCAATATGCACATCCTGAACCTACGCAAGGAGAAAATAATGATGAAAGTGGATCTTCGCAAACTCCTCAACCACAGAAGGACCTGACCGACTGTCTACCTGAACTGGATAAAACCACATCTGCGGAATCTGTTATTGAAGGAATTCTGGAGCCTTTGAATCAGTGTAGTCTGACGGACACTGCAACCCAACAGGAAACTAACTCACTTTCACAGCCTGAGATTGGCAACTCTCTCACTACCGCCGGTGGTCTGAACATCACCCAGGTGGGCATGAGCAAGAGAGGAGCTGCAGGCCTCAAAGGATTGTTGAAGGATCATAACAAAGCTAAAACATCTCCTACAGCTGTCAATCTGTGCCTGCTAGAGCGTCTACAACAAACCTTTATGGAGTGGAGAACTGAGGAAACTATGAAGTTTCTTTATGGGCCTGAATATGCTTCAGGAACAGAGTCTACAGCACAGGAAGTAGAGGAACTGGATGAAGATGACCTAGATGAGGCTGAAATGGAGATGGACTTAAGATGGGACAGTGGAAGTACCTTCACTCCCAGAGCTCCGGCTCCTGATATTGAGACACTGCGAAAAGAAACTGAGTCGCTGGAGCTGAGAGTGAGGGAGTTTTATAAAGGAGTGTGTGTTCTGCCTGAAGAGCTTGAGACTGCCATCAAAGAGACTGAAGATACACAG GACAGTGTGAAGGACCCTCCTCTGCCTTTGGTTGATTCTCATGCGCAGCACCTGATTCAGAAACGCATTGCTGTGGAGAAGCTTAGCCGGAG CTTGAGAGATGTTGTGGGACCCCTGTGCCTAACATTGAGTGATGTCATCAATGACATAAATAATCTGGTCAGGACATTCAG gtttacaaacacaaatatcATTCACAAAATCCCAGAATGGACTTTAATCGCTGTGGTTCTTCTGTCAGT gTTAACAGAAGTGTCACCATTGCTGAGAGAGTCACTGGCAAGTCCGTCTTCGTTGGAGTACATCTCCTCTCTCATGAGAGAGCTGAAACTGGAGGACAAAGATCTACACAACCTTGTGCTGCTCTTCAAACCCTGTGTTACTCCACAAACATAA